AAGCCATCTCGGACGAGTCCACATCGTGATATGAACCGTCGACCATGGTGACTTTCACGTCGATCAGCGGATAGCCGGCAATCACGCCTGATTCGCAGGTCTCTTTCATGCCCATCTCGGAGGGCTTGATGTATTCCTTGGGAACAACACCACCGACGATCTTGTTGATGAATTCGAATCCGGATTCCGGCTCGCCGGGTTCCATTTCGATCACGACATGACCGTACTGCCCTTTACCACCGGTCTGGCGGGAGAACTTGCCCTCGCCCCGTGAGGACGCGCGGATTGTTTCCCGGTAGGACACCTGAGGTGCACCGATGTTGGCTTCGACCTTGAACTCCCGAAGCATCCTGTCCACCAGGATCTCCAGGTGAAGTTCTCCCATACCGGCAATCACGGTCTGACCTGTTTCTTGGTCAGTGTTCACGCGGAAGGTGGGGTCTTCTTCGGCCAGAGCAACCAGTGCTTTGGAGAGTTTCTCCATGTCCCCTTTGGTCTTGGGCTCCACGGCCACTGAGATCACCGGTTCAGGAACGAACAGGGTCTCGAGGACAATCGGATCTTCAGGCGAACAAAGTGTGTCCCCGGTGGTGGTGGCCTTGAGGCCAAGTACGGCCCCGAGGTCGCCGGCGCGGAGCTCGTCGACCTCTTCACGATCGTCGGCTTTCAGCACCACCAGACGGGAAATGCGCTCCTTGGAATCCTTCGTGGAGTTCAAGACGTAGCTGCCCTTCTGCAGCACACCGGAGTACATCCGAACAAAGGTGAGTTTTCCGTAAGGGTCAGCCATCACCTTGAAGGCGAGTGCACTGAAGGGAGCACTGTCATCGGAAGGACGAACCGCTTCTTCTCCGCTGGGAAGCACACCCTGAATCGGGGGCACATCGATCGGAGCCGGAAGGTAGTCGACCACAGCATCGAGAACCAGCTGCACACCCTTGTTCTTGAAGGCTGAGCCACACAGCACGGGCACCAAGCCATGCTTCAGCACGCCCTTGCGGATCCCGGCCTTGAGCTCCTCAACGCTGAGTTCTCCTGTTTCGAGGAACTTCTCGATCAACGCTTCGTCGGTCTCTGCGACGGCCTCCATGAGATAGGTGCGCCATTCAGCGACCTGATCCTTCATGTCGTCAGGGACATCGGTAATTTCGATGTTTTGGCCAAGGTCATCTTTGTAGATGTGGGCCTTGTTCTCAACAAGATCGATAATGCCGCTGAGATCACCCTCAGCACCGATGGGGAGCTGGATCGGAGCCGCATTGGCTTTCAGTCGATCCTTGATTTGACCGTGAACCTTGAGGAAGTCCGCGCCAGTGCGGTCCATCTTGTTCACGAACACCATCCGGGGAACGGAATAGCGGTCGGCCTGACGCCATACGGTTTCCGATTGTGGTTGAACGCCGCCCACAGCACAGAACACAGCGATCACACCATCCAGCACGCGCATGGAGCGCTCCACTTCGATCGTGAAGTCGACGTGCCCAGGCGTGTCGATGATGTTGATGCGGTGGTCGTTCCAGCTCGTGGAAATGGCAGCCGCAGTAATCGTGATGCCACGTTCCCGCTCCTGGGCCATCCAGTCGGTCACGGCGGCGCCATCGTGCACCTCACCGATCTTGTGAACCACACCTGAATAGAACAGGATGCGTTCGGTGGTTGTGGTTTTGCCGGCATCAATGTGAGCGGCAATACCAATATTTCTGACGCGTTCCAGGGGAAAGGCGCGAGCCACAGGAAACTCCGGGGTGGGGCGTTAAAAGGCGGGTGAGACTCTACAGGTCAGCCCCCGGCCGGTGAGGCCGGCTGGGCGACTGCGGATCAGTAGCGGTAGTGGGCGAAGGCTTTGTTGGCTTCGGCCATCTTGTGAGTCTCTTCGCGCTTGCGTACAGCACTACCGGCTTCATTGGCCGCATCCATCAGTTCACCTGCCAGCTTCTGGGCCATGCTGCGGCCGTTGCGCGCACGGGAGAAGTTCACCAGCCAGCGCAGGGCCATGGCTGTCCCCCTTTCCTGGCGCACTTCCATCGGCACCTGATAGGTGGCACCACCCACGCGACGCGCTCGCACCTCCACGAGAGGAGTGGCATTTTTGACGGCGGTTTCGAACAGCTCGATCGGATCACCACCGGTACGGTCTCCGATCAGGCTGAAGGCATCGGAAAGGATGCGTTGCGCCGTGGATTTCTTGCCGTGCTTCATGAGCCTGGCCACGAGCATCGTGGCTAGGCGATTGTTGAACTGAGGATCCGGCAGAACCGGACGCTTGACGGCGGCATTACGGCGTGACATGGACTGTCAGTGGAGGGAACGATGAGTGGGTGGTGGGATGGGCGCGTGAGCAGGCGATCCGATAGGCGAATCGCTCGGCATCACTCCTTAGGCGTCTTGGCGCCGTACTTGGACCGGGACTGACGGCGATCCTTCACGCCGGCAGTGTCGAGCGTTCCACGGATGATGTGGTAGCGGACCCCCGGCAGGTCCTTGACGCGGCCTCCGCGGATCAACACAACCGAGTGCTCCTGAAGGTTGTGACCGATGCCGCCGATGTACGCCGTCACCTCGAAACCAGATGTGAGGCGCACACGCGCCACTTTGCGAAGAGCAGAATTCGGCTTCTTCGGCGTGGAGGTGTACACACGGGTGCAGACCCCGCGACGCTCAGGGCAGGATTTGAGCGCGGGTGATTTGGTCTTCGCTTTAGAGCTCTGGCGCTCGGTGCGGATCAGTTGCTGAATGGTTGGCATCGACGGTCGGTATGCGGCCGGGGACCCGACCTGGTTCGACAATCCACCACATTACCGGGTCGTCCCCCCCCCTCGATCCTTCAGTTGCGGCTGAATGCACTTCCACAGGCGCAGCAGCGCACCTGATCACTGCTGAGAATCAGGAATCCACCGCCGCTGATGTCGCTTCTGTAATCGAGGGTGAGTCCCTCAAGCAACTCGATCTGGGGTTCAGGCGCATGAAGGGTGACTCCGTCAGCCCTTGCGATCGGTCTCCCTGAGAGGTGCCCCGGCTGCAGTCGGATCACGTGCTTTTCGCAGTGTCCGTGCTGCAGATCAAGGTGCATCAGCCCTGGGGTCCCCGCCACTGCAGCCTGGCGACCGAGTTCGGCAGCGGCCGCCGGGGTGATCTGAAGGATTGCGCCCACCGTCGTGCATCAACAGGTGAATTCAGTGTCGCAGCTTTCCCCGTCAGGGTTTGATTAACCCCAAACCGTTCTGAATCCTTGGCGGCACGCCCCGTCCTGTCATGACGGTTCTGTTGGCGATCAGCATGGTGGTGGAGCTCCCTCCATCAAGGTTTAGAGCGTCGCTGAGGCCCAGTTGCTGGAGGGCCAGAGTGGTTTCCAGCAACGTTGGATCGCTGCCGCTTTGTCCTTCAAGCGTCAACATCCAGCGGTGCTTGGAGTCTTGCGCCACCACGGTGCGTGGGGCGGCCTGACCGAGAAATCCTGAGCTGAATCCTTCTTGTCGGCCCCTCAGCACCACTTGTCCTCCCTTCAGCAATAAGGGGCCGCCCGCCATGACCTGACGGCGTTCTCCCACTGGACTTGAGGGCCTCAATCGAATCACGACCTCGTCACCGGGCCTGGCTGGAAGAGGCGCACTGGCGCGGGCCACAACGAGGGATGCGCCTTGAGGAAGAGGAACCCCACGAGCGAGTTCAGTCCGGGAAAACTGATCGGTGACCCGTCCATCGCGGATCAGGATCGCCTGTTCTTCGCCACTGAGAGCTCGGTAGATGGGGCCCCAAGCCCGGGTGTACCGGCTCAAGCCTCTCTGTACGTAGCCGCTGTTCAGAAATCCAAGTCCCCAGCGACGTCCACCGTTCACGCGCATGTCCTGATCGAGGCGAAGCCGGTCAAACAGAAGCGGGCCTGGTCCATCCCAGCCCACCGCACCACGGTTGAGAATCGGACCTGAAAGCCAGACCCCGTCGAGGCGTACGGCTCCCAGGGGCAGTTGACGCACTCGGTTGAAGAAGCCGCCGTTGATGGAGGCCAGGGCGTTCGCTGGCTGGGCGAGCTGGTTGAGAAATCGAAGCCCCGTCTGGGCCCTGACAGGGGCCAGTGGACGCAGCAGAAGGCTTTCGTTGCCCAGAGGCCATCCTGCGCGGTAGATGCGCAGAGGCTTGACCCCAACCTGCACGGCTCGGATGTCCAGGATTAGCCCCTTGCGAATGGCCTCCTGGATCTCAGGGGTGAAACGTGCCGCCTGAAAAGGAGAGGTGCGAGCCCTCCTACTGGTGACCGATCGGCGCTGGGTCCCGTCCATGACGATGCGCCAGGGGTCTTTAAGCGTGAAAAAGTCGAGGTCATGACCTCGACTGGTCAGTCGCAGGGCCTCCGGACGCGTCTGCGGGGACAGGCCCAAGCTGCGCAGGAGATTGTTCTGGGATCGCGTGCTCTTCACACCCAACACCAACCCCTGCTGATCGCGCTGAATCAATGCTGGAGTTGAAAGGTCGAGCACCACCCGGCCCGCTGTGCTGCCACGACCCTGGCGGATCGACACAATCCGCGGTGGTGCCAGAGAGAGTTCAAGGGTTGTGTCTCGCCGTTGCACCGAGACGCCGATGGCACGGAACCAGGGCAAGGCGTCCACCGCTACCTCGTCCTTCAGGGTGCGTGTTTCGAGATCACTGAGGAGTTGATCACGCCCGAACCATTCGAGCTGCTCGCCCGCGGCCGTTGTTGTTCGGCGGAACCCAAGGCGGCCGGTCAGAACGTCTAAGGGCAGCCAGAGTTGATCGGTGGACTTTCCCTTGCCAGTGATCCAAAGCCAGGCGCTTTTCTGGGAGATCTCCCCGATCCTGACTCTGCTGCCGATGCTCTGATCGGCTTGCCGCACTTCAGCGACAGGAGCAGGCGGGGGAGGCGGCAACGGCATGAGCCAAACGCTAGCCGGGCTGATCAATCCTTAGGATCCGAGATTATCCCGCTATGGATCGCTGATTCCACGTGCGGTGATTGTCCGAATCCATGAAGGTCATGTCTCATCCCACCGGATCCCTCTGGCCCTACAGCGACAGTGCTGCGCCTGAGGCGGTTGCCGGTGAGAAAGATGCCTGCGGCGTTGGTTTTCTGGCGCAACTATCTGGTGAGACCAGCCACTGGGTGCTGCAGCAAGCCCTGCGCGGTCTTGGTTGCATGGAGCATCGCGGCGGCTGTGGGGGAGACGGTGATTCCGGTGATGGGGCTGGCGTGCTCTGCCAAATCCCCTGGAGCTATCTGAAGGCGGTTTGGCCCGAGGCGACGTCGGCCCGTGGGCTCGGAATGATGTTCATGCCCCAGGATCCCGAGAGGCGGGAGCAGGCCCGCCAGTTCTGCAATGAGGAAGCCGAGGCCCTCGGCCTCATGTCCGCCGGCTGGCGGGTTGTTCCGGTGGATCCATCCGTGTTGGGCCCCATGGCGCGGGACACCGCCCCCGTGATCGAGCAGTGGAGTCTCGCCGGCGGTCCCGATGGCGATGTCTTCGAGGCCTTGTTGCTGCGACTGCGTCGCCGGATCGGTGCCCGCGCCCGCAAGGTTTGGGGCTTTGAGGGATCCCAGGATCTTTATGTGGCCTCCCTGAGCAGCCGCACCGTTGTGTACAAGGGCATGGTGCGCTCCGAGGTGCTGGCCCAGTACTACGCCGATCTGCGCGATCCGCGCTTTGAAGTGAGCTTTGCGGTGTACCACCGCCGCTTCAGCACCAACACCCTGCCCCGCTGGCCCCTGGCTCAACCGATGCGGCTGCTGGGCCACAACGGTGAAATCAACACGCTGCTGGGCAACCTCAACTGGGCCAAGGCCTCCGAAGCCAGCCTCACGGATGTTTGGGGTGAAGCCGCGAATGATCTGAATCCCGTGGTGAATCCGGCCTTCAGTGATTCGGCCAACCTCGACGCCACCCTGGAACTGATGGTGCGCAGCGGCCGTTCGATCACGGACAGCTTGATCACCCTGGTGCCTGAGGCCTTCCGCAACCAGCCAGATCTGGAGGATCGCCCTCAGGTGACGGCGATGTACGAATTCAATGCCGGAATTCAGGAGCCCTGGGATGGTCCGGCCCTGCTGGTGTTCGCCGACGGCAAACGGGTGGGCGCCACCCTGGATCGGAACGGCCTACGACCCGCCCGTTGGTGCACCACTGCCGATGGTTTCGTGGTCATGGGATCGGAGACCGGTGTGGTGGACCTCAGTGGCAAAACCGTGGTTCAGAAGGGACGTCTCGGCCCCGGCCAGATGGTGGCTGTGGATCTGGAGAACGGCCGGCTGCTCGACAATTGGACCGTGAAGGAAGACGCTGCTGGACGCTTCCCCTACAGCGACTGGCTGCAGCAGCACCGCCGCAGCGTGGTGGCCCAGCCCTGGACCCAGGATCGTCAGATCGGTGAGCTGGATCTGCTGAGGCTGCAGACCGCCATGGGCTTCACGGCCGAAGACTTCGATCTCGTGATCGAAGACATGGCCGGGCTGGGAAAGGAGCCCACCTACTGCATGGGCGACGACATCCCCCTTGCGGTGTTGTCAGACAAACCCCACCTTCTTTACGACTACTTCAAACAGCGCTTCGCCCAGGTCACCAACCCGCCGATTGATCCCCTGCGGGAAAAGCTGGTGATGAGCCTGGAAATGCATCTGGGTGAGCGTCGGCCGGCGCTGAAGCCCCAGGCCGAGTCGGCCGCCGTGATCCACCTGGACACGCCGGTTCTCAATGAAGCTGAGCTTGCAGCGATCAGCGAGCAGGGACTTCCCGTTGCCACCCTGTCCACCCAGGTGGCCGTTGAGGCTTGCGCCGGTGGTCTGTCTTCGGCCCTGCAAGGGCTGTGTCAAGCGGCTGAGAAGGCTGTGCGCGGCGGTGCCCAGGTGCTGGTGCTCTCCGATCGTGTTGATGGCTCCGGTGCCGCTGCCCAGCTCACCGCCACCAGCGTGGCGATGCCGGCCCTCCTGGCCGTGGGGGCGGTGCATCACCACCTGCTGCGGCAGAAGCTGCGTTTGCGCTGCTCCTTGGTGATCGACACCGCCCAGTGCTGGAGCACCCACCACATGGCCTGCCTGATTGGCTACGGCGCCAGTGCGGTCTGCCCGTGGCTCACCTGGGAGACCACCCGCCATTGGCTCGCCCACCCCAAAACCCAGAAGCGGATTGAGCAGGGCAAGCTGCCCGCCCTCGATGCCGACAAGGTGCAGGCCAACGTGCGCGTTTCCCTGGAAAACGGCCTGCGCAAGATCCTCTCCAAGATCGGTATTTCGCTCCTGGCTAGTTATCACGGCGCTCAGATTTTTGAAGCGATCGGTCTCGGTGCCGATGTGATCGACACCGCGTTCAGCGGCACCACCAGCCGTGTGGCGGGCATGACCCTGGCGGAGCTGGCCAACGAAACCCTGTCACTCCATGCCAAGGCCTTCCCGGAGCTCAACCGCAGCAAGCTCGAGTTCATGGGCTTTGTGCAGTACCGCACCGGCGGCGAGTACCACCTCAATAGTCCCGACATGGCCAAGGCCTTGCATGCAGCGGTGAAGACCGGGCCTGGCTACGACCATTTCTCGACTTACAAAACCCTGCTGGAGAACCGGCCGGTCACGGCGCTTCGGGATCTGCTGGAGTTCAAGCTGGCTCCAGCGCCGCTGTCCCTGGATCAGGTGGAGAGCGCAGAGAGCCTTTGCAAGCGGTTTTGCACCGGTGGCATGAGCCTCGGCGCGTTGTCGCGGGAAGCCCATGAGGTGCTTGCAGTGGCGATGAACCGCATTGGCGGCAAGAGCAACAGCGGCGAGGGTGGTGAGGACCCGGCCCGTTTCCAGGTTCTTCACGATGTGGATGCCGAGGGCCGCTCGCAGGCCTTCCCCAGCATCGGCGGCCTTCAGAACGGCGACACCGCCTGTTCGGCGATCAAGCAGATCGCTTCCGGGCGGTTCGGCGTGACGGCCGAATACCTGCGCAGCGGCAAGCAACTGGAAATCAAGGTGGCTCAGGGGGCCAAGCCCGGGGAAGGTGGACAACTGCCTGGCCCGAAGGTGGATCAGTACATCGCCTGGCTGCGCAATAGCAAACCCGGTGTGGCCCTGATCTCACCGCCGCCGCATCACGACATCTATTCCATCGAGGATCTCGCGCAGTTGATCCACGATCTGCACCAGGTGCATCCCAAGGCGCCGGTGAGCGTGAAGCTGGTGGCCGAGATCGGCATTGGCACGATTGCCGCCGGCGTGGCCAAGGCCAACGCCGATGTGATTCAGATCTCCGGTCACGACGGGGGCACCGGAGCCTCGCCGCTGAGTTCGATTAAGCATGCCGGCAGCCCCTGGGAGCTGGGTCTCACCGAGGTGCACCGCAGCCTTCTCGAGAACGGCCTGCGGGATCGGGTGCTGCTGCGGGCCGATGGCGGCCTCAAGACCGGCTGGGATGTGGTGATCGCAGCCCTGCTTGGCGCTGAGGAGTACGGCTTCGGCTCGGTGGCGATGATCGCCGAGGGCTGCATCATGGCCCGCGTTTGCCACACCAACAATTGCCCGGTGGGCGTGGCTACCCAGAAGGAGGCCCTGCGCAAGCGCTTCACCGGTGTGCCCGAGCACGTGGTGAATTTCTTCTGGTACGTGGCGGAGGAAGTGCGTCAGCTGCTGAGCCTCCTCGGCGTGGCCAAGCTCGAAGACCTGATCGGCCGCAGCGATCTGCTTCAACCCCGTGCGGTGCAGCTGGCCAAAACCCAGGGTGTGGATCTCTCCAGTCTGTTGGCACCGATCCAGGGCTCAGAAGACCGCTCCTGGCTGCGCCACAGCGCTGAGGCCCACAGCAATGGCCCGATTCTTGAGGATCAACTGCTCGCCGATGCCGAACTAGTGGCGGCGGTGGAGAGCCACGGCTCTCTCAATCGCACGATTGCGATCATCAATACCGACCGCAGTGTCGGGGCCCGTCTGGCCGGTGAGATCGCTCAACGCCACGGCAACCGCGGCTTCAACGGCCAGCTCAACCTCACCTTCCAGGGCGCGGCCGGCCAGAGCTTCGGCGCCTTCCTGGTGCAGGGCATGAACGTGCGCCTGGAAGGGGAAGCCAACGACTACGTGGGCAAGGGCATGAACAGCGGTCGCATCAGCCTGGTGCCATCCGATGGCTGCGCCAATCCCGGCGATCAGGTGATCCTCGGCAACACCTGCCTCTATGGGGCCACGGGTGGTGAGCTGTTTGCCCTCGGCCGCGCCGGTGAGCGCTTCGGGGTGCGCAACAGCGGGGCCCGCACCGTGGTGGAGGGAGCCGGTGACCACTGCTGTGAGTACATGACCGGTGGTGTGGTGGTGGTGCTGGGCAGCACCGGCCGCAACGTTGGTGCCGGCATGACCGGTGGCGTCACCTTCCTGCTGGATGAGAGCGATCGCGTCACCTCCAGGGTCAACCCTGAGATCGTTGCGGTCTGCAGCCTCACCACCTCGCAACAGGAGGCCACGCTCAAAGAGCTGCTGGAAGCTCACGTGGTCGCCACCGGCAGCAGCAAGGCTTCGGCGCTGTTGGCCGACTGGGCCGCGGCCAAGGGGCGCTTCAAGGTTCTGATCCCCCCGAGTGAGCGGGCAGTGATGGGTCTGGTGGACCAGCAGGCAGTAGCGGCCTGAACAGGCCGTTTCCCATGCCCTGGTTTGTCAAACACGAAACCTTCACGGCGGCAACGGCCGCGCTCCCGCTCGAGCAGCGTCGGTCTCACCTGGAGGCCCACCGGGACTGGGTTGAGCAGCAGCTGGAAGCTGGGACAGTCATCACTACGGGGTTTCTGGTTGATCAGGAGGGCCTGCCGGGAGGAGGGGG
The sequence above is a segment of the Synechococcus sp. PROS-7-1 genome. Coding sequences within it:
- a CDS encoding YciI family protein, translated to MPWFVKHETFTAATAALPLEQRRSHLEAHRDWVEQQLEAGTVITTGFLVDQEGLPGGGGLLLVEAESYAQALALLQGDPMIVRGLVDWTLQQWMPVMGVPLMATLSPAPGRPD
- a CDS encoding phosphodiester glycosidase family protein — protein: MPLPPPPPAPVAEVRQADQSIGSRVRIGEISQKSAWLWITGKGKSTDQLWLPLDVLTGRLGFRRTTTAAGEQLEWFGRDQLLSDLETRTLKDEVAVDALPWFRAIGVSVQRRDTTLELSLAPPRIVSIRQGRGSTAGRVVLDLSTPALIQRDQQGLVLGVKSTRSQNNLLRSLGLSPQTRPEALRLTSRGHDLDFFTLKDPWRIVMDGTQRRSVTSRRARTSPFQAARFTPEIQEAIRKGLILDIRAVQVGVKPLRIYRAGWPLGNESLLLRPLAPVRAQTGLRFLNQLAQPANALASINGGFFNRVRQLPLGAVRLDGVWLSGPILNRGAVGWDGPGPLLFDRLRLDQDMRVNGGRRWGLGFLNSGYVQRGLSRYTRAWGPIYRALSGEEQAILIRDGRVTDQFSRTELARGVPLPQGASLVVARASAPLPARPGDEVVIRLRPSSPVGERRQVMAGGPLLLKGGQVVLRGRQEGFSSGFLGQAAPRTVVAQDSKHRWMLTLEGQSGSDPTLLETTLALQQLGLSDALNLDGGSSTTMLIANRTVMTGRGVPPRIQNGLGLIKP
- the gltB gene encoding glutamate synthase large subunit; the encoded protein is MSHPTGSLWPYSDSAAPEAVAGEKDACGVGFLAQLSGETSHWVLQQALRGLGCMEHRGGCGGDGDSGDGAGVLCQIPWSYLKAVWPEATSARGLGMMFMPQDPERREQARQFCNEEAEALGLMSAGWRVVPVDPSVLGPMARDTAPVIEQWSLAGGPDGDVFEALLLRLRRRIGARARKVWGFEGSQDLYVASLSSRTVVYKGMVRSEVLAQYYADLRDPRFEVSFAVYHRRFSTNTLPRWPLAQPMRLLGHNGEINTLLGNLNWAKASEASLTDVWGEAANDLNPVVNPAFSDSANLDATLELMVRSGRSITDSLITLVPEAFRNQPDLEDRPQVTAMYEFNAGIQEPWDGPALLVFADGKRVGATLDRNGLRPARWCTTADGFVVMGSETGVVDLSGKTVVQKGRLGPGQMVAVDLENGRLLDNWTVKEDAAGRFPYSDWLQQHRRSVVAQPWTQDRQIGELDLLRLQTAMGFTAEDFDLVIEDMAGLGKEPTYCMGDDIPLAVLSDKPHLLYDYFKQRFAQVTNPPIDPLREKLVMSLEMHLGERRPALKPQAESAAVIHLDTPVLNEAELAAISEQGLPVATLSTQVAVEACAGGLSSALQGLCQAAEKAVRGGAQVLVLSDRVDGSGAAAQLTATSVAMPALLAVGAVHHHLLRQKLRLRCSLVIDTAQCWSTHHMACLIGYGASAVCPWLTWETTRHWLAHPKTQKRIEQGKLPALDADKVQANVRVSLENGLRKILSKIGISLLASYHGAQIFEAIGLGADVIDTAFSGTTSRVAGMTLAELANETLSLHAKAFPELNRSKLEFMGFVQYRTGGEYHLNSPDMAKALHAAVKTGPGYDHFSTYKTLLENRPVTALRDLLEFKLAPAPLSLDQVESAESLCKRFCTGGMSLGALSREAHEVLAVAMNRIGGKSNSGEGGEDPARFQVLHDVDAEGRSQAFPSIGGLQNGDTACSAIKQIASGRFGVTAEYLRSGKQLEIKVAQGAKPGEGGQLPGPKVDQYIAWLRNSKPGVALISPPPHHDIYSIEDLAQLIHDLHQVHPKAPVSVKLVAEIGIGTIAAGVAKANADVIQISGHDGGTGASPLSSIKHAGSPWELGLTEVHRSLLENGLRDRVLLRADGGLKTGWDVVIAALLGAEEYGFGSVAMIAEGCIMARVCHTNNCPVGVATQKEALRKRFTGVPEHVVNFFWYVAEEVRQLLSLLGVAKLEDLIGRSDLLQPRAVQLAKTQGVDLSSLLAPIQGSEDRSWLRHSAEAHSNGPILEDQLLADAELVAAVESHGSLNRTIAIINTDRSVGARLAGEIAQRHGNRGFNGQLNLTFQGAAGQSFGAFLVQGMNVRLEGEANDYVGKGMNSGRISLVPSDGCANPGDQVILGNTCLYGATGGELFALGRAGERFGVRNSGARTVVEGAGDHCCEYMTGGVVVVLGSTGRNVGAGMTGGVTFLLDESDRVTSRVNPEIVAVCSLTTSQQEATLKELLEAHVVATGSSKASALLADWAAAKGRFKVLIPPSERAVMGLVDQQAVAA
- the fusA gene encoding elongation factor G, with translation MARAFPLERVRNIGIAAHIDAGKTTTTERILFYSGVVHKIGEVHDGAAVTDWMAQERERGITITAAAISTSWNDHRINIIDTPGHVDFTIEVERSMRVLDGVIAVFCAVGGVQPQSETVWRQADRYSVPRMVFVNKMDRTGADFLKVHGQIKDRLKANAAPIQLPIGAEGDLSGIIDLVENKAHIYKDDLGQNIEITDVPDDMKDQVAEWRTYLMEAVAETDEALIEKFLETGELSVEELKAGIRKGVLKHGLVPVLCGSAFKNKGVQLVLDAVVDYLPAPIDVPPIQGVLPSGEEAVRPSDDSAPFSALAFKVMADPYGKLTFVRMYSGVLQKGSYVLNSTKDSKERISRLVVLKADDREEVDELRAGDLGAVLGLKATTTGDTLCSPEDPIVLETLFVPEPVISVAVEPKTKGDMEKLSKALVALAEEDPTFRVNTDQETGQTVIAGMGELHLEILVDRMLREFKVEANIGAPQVSYRETIRASSRGEGKFSRQTGGKGQYGHVVIEMEPGEPESGFEFINKIVGGVVPKEYIKPSEMGMKETCESGVIAGYPLIDVKVTMVDGSYHDVDSSEMAFKIAGSMAFKDAVKKCNPVLLEPMMKVEVEVPEDFLGSIIGDLSSRRGQVEGQAIDDGTSKVSAKVPLAEMFGYATELRSMTQGRGIFSMEFSHYEDVPRNVAEAIISKNQGNS
- the rpsL gene encoding 30S ribosomal protein S12; this translates as MPTIQQLIRTERQSSKAKTKSPALKSCPERRGVCTRVYTSTPKKPNSALRKVARVRLTSGFEVTAYIGGIGHNLQEHSVVLIRGGRVKDLPGVRYHIIRGTLDTAGVKDRRQSRSKYGAKTPKE
- the rpsG gene encoding 30S ribosomal protein S7, whose product is MSRRNAAVKRPVLPDPQFNNRLATMLVARLMKHGKKSTAQRILSDAFSLIGDRTGGDPIELFETAVKNATPLVEVRARRVGGATYQVPMEVRQERGTAMALRWLVNFSRARNGRSMAQKLAGELMDAANEAGSAVRKREETHKMAEANKAFAHYRY
- a CDS encoding AIR synthase yields the protein MGAILQITPAAAAELGRQAAVAGTPGLMHLDLQHGHCEKHVIRLQPGHLSGRPIARADGVTLHAPEPQIELLEGLTLDYRSDISGGGFLILSSDQVRCCACGSAFSRN